ATGTCGCGCTTGTCCTCGGGGGTGACCGTCGCGTCGTTGAACACCGGCATGGCCTGCGGGCCGGTGAGCATGGCTTCGTAGATGTGCCTCGGCTCGACGCCGGTGAGGTTCGGCGCGAACTGGCCCATCGTCAGCGCACCACCCTGACCGGTGGTGTTGTGGCACTGGGAGCAGTTGGTGCGGAACAGCTCGCCGCCGCGCGCGACGTCGCCCTGGGACGGGTCGAGGTACTGCTCGTCGGGCTCGGCCGGGCCGGGCGCCAGCGAGGCGACGAACGCGGCGAGCGCGTCGATCTGGTCCTGCGTGTACGAGACCGGCTTGCGGATGGCCTGCGCGGACGGCGCGGCCAGCGGCATGCGGCCGGTGCCGACCTGGAAGTCGACGGAGGCGGCGCCGACGCCGATCAGCGACGGGCCGAGCACGTCGCCGTTGGCGTTGATCTGGCCCTCACCGTTCAGGCCGTGGCAGGAGGAACAGCCGATGGCGAACAGCTGCCGGCCCTCTTCGATCTGCGTGGAGGAGGCGGCCTGGACGTTCTGCGACGTCGACGGCGCCAGCGCGGCGTACGCGCCGCCGGCGGTGAACAGGACGGCCACCAGCACGGCGATCGCGGCGAGCGGGTGCCGGCGCCGGGTGGACAGCAGCCGCCCGATCCGCGAGCCGCGGGGTCGGCCGGGCAACGATCTGGGCACGTCTCTCCTCGTCACTTGACCACGTAGATGGTGAGGAACAGGGCGATCCAGACGACGTCGACGAAGTGCCAGTAGTAGGACACGACGATCGTGCTGGTGGCCTGTTCGTGGGTGAACCGGCGCGTCATGAAGGTGCGACCCAGCAGGAACAGGAACGCGATGAGGCCGAGCGTGACGTGGATGCCGTGGAACCCGGTGGCCAGGTAGAAGATGGAGCCGTACGGGTCGCTGGACAACGTCAGGCCCTCGTGCAGCGCCAGCTCGGCGTACTCGAACACCTGGCCGCCGATGAAGAAGGCGCCCATGAGGAACGTCAGCACGAACCACTCGCGCATGCCCCACTTGCCCACCTGCCAGAGGCTGCCCAAGCGGCCGACCTGGCCTCGCTCGGCCCGCAACACGCCCAACTGGCAGGTGACCGAAGACAGCACCAGAACGGTGGTGTTCACCAGCGAGAAGGGGACGTTGAGCAGCTCGGACTGCTGTTCCCAGAGGGCAGGGGCGTTGGACCGGAGCGTGAAGTAGATCGCGAACAGGGCCGCGAAGAACATCAGCTCACTGGACAGCCACACGATGACCCCGACGGCGACGAGATTCGGTCGCTCGGGTTGCCTCGTGTGGGCAGCGTCGACGGCGGTTGCAGAAGCCACGCCCGTCATTATGTCGGTCGCAGTTCGCGAGCACGACAGGACCCCGGGGTTGAGAGTTCCCGGCGTGTCCCTTCCATCCTGCGCGGTCGCAGAAAGTTAAGCAAGCCTTACCTCAGTGATCGGACGGCGAGATGGTCCTCGCCGCGCGGCGGGCGCGCACCGGTACCATCGTCTCGACCAGCCAGCCAGCCGAGAGATCCCAGCGAGGACCCGCAGGATGAGCAGCACCGAGCCGACCACGACGATCCTCGTCTACAGCGACGACCGCACCACGCGCGAGCAGGTGCGGCTGGCCATCGGCCGGCGTCCGGCCGCGGACCTGCCGAAGGTCGAGTTCGTCGAGGTCGCCACGCCAGCCGTCGCCATGCGGACGCTCGACGCCGGCGGCATCGACATCGCCGTGCTCGACGGCGAGGCCGTCCCGGCCGGCGGCATGGGCCTGGCCCGCACCATCAAGGAGGAGATCTACAACGCTCCGCCCGTGCTGGTGCTGATCGGCCGCCCGCAGGACGCCTGGCTGGCGACGTGGTCGCGGGCCGAGGCGGTCGTGTCGCACCCGCTCGACCCCATCGCCGTCGCGTCGGCCGTGGCCGGCCTCATGCGGCGCCGCGCGTCCGACGTCACCGCCACCTCATGAGCGAGACGCAGCAGACCTGGCCCGCCGTCCTGACGGCGCTGGTCGCGGGCGACGACCTCTCCACCGAGGCGGCCGCCTGGGCGATGGGCGAGATCATGCGCGGCGAGGCGACGCCGGTGCAGATCGCCGGGTTCGCGGTCGCGCTGCGTGCCAAGGGTGAGACCGTCACCGAGCTCGAGGGTCTGGTCCGGGCCATGTACGAGGTCGCGACGCCGTTCCCCGACCCCGGTCCCGCCCTGGACATCGTCGGCACCGGCGGCGACCGCGCGCACACCGTCAACATCTCCACCATGGCGGCCATCGCCGCGGCTGGGGCCGGTGCGCGCGTCGTCAAGCACGGCAACCGTGCGGCGTCCTCGCTGTGCGGGTCGGCCGACCTGCTGGAGGGGCTCGGCGTCCGGCTCGATCTCCCGGCCGCGCGGGTGGCCGAGATCGCCGTCGAGGCCGGCATCACGTTCTGCTTCGCCCCGGCGTTCCACCCGTCGCTGCGGCACGCGTCGACGGCGCGCGCCGAGCTGGGCATCCAGACGACGTTCAACATGCTCGGCCCGATGGCCAACCCGGCCCGGCCCAGCGCCCAGGCCGTCGGCGTGGCCGACCCGCGGGTGGCGGCGCTGATCGCCGGCGTGCTGGCCGGACGCGGCACGTCCGCCCTGGTCTTCCGCGGCGACGACGGCCTCGACGAACTGACCACCACGACGACGTCGCGGGTATGGGTCGTGCGCGACGGCGACGTGACGGAAGAGCGGTTCGACCCGACGTCGCTGGGCATCGCGCCGGTGCCGGCCGAGGCCCTGCGCGGCGGCGACGTCGCCTACAACGTCGGCGTGGCCCGGCGGTTCGTCGGCGGCGAGAAGGGTCCGGTGCGTGACGCGGTGCTGCTCAACGCCGCGGCGGGGCTGGCGGCCTACGACGCACTGGACGGGTCGCTGACCGACCGGCTGGCGGCGGGCCTGGAGAAGGCCACAGCAGCCATCGACTCCGGCGCGGCCCAGCAGGTGCTGGACCGCTGGGTGGCCGCCGCCTCCGCCTGACGCCGGGCGCTTCTGGCGCTGGTGAGCCGGGAACCGCTGGTCAGCGGGAACCACCGGTGAGCCGGGAACCGCTGGTCAGCCGGATTTCCGCCGAGTCTGTCGGTGCCCGCCCCTAGGGTGGGCCCCACCCGGGCCGGGCGGGTCATGCCTACCACGCTCGACTTGCACCGGCCACGCGCTCACGACGGCTCGAACCCCGGCGGCTGAGCCGTGTCGGCTTCAACCCGGCGGACGAACGCGTCGGCGCGGAGTGGCCGGCTGCGCACCGGTGACTGGCCGCGACCAGCTGCGCGCCGGTGACCGGCCATCCGGCCGCGACCGGCGGCCCAGCGGCGACCGGCTGCTCGGCGGCGACCGGCTGCTCGGCGGCGACCAACTGCGCGCCGGCGACCGGCCGCTCGGCGGCGACCGGCCGCCCAGCGGCGGACCTCGTCAGTCCTCGGCGCCGAGGGCGAACGCGGCCTCGAGGTCGTGCTTGGAGTAGGTGCGGAAGGCGATGTGCGTCTCGGTGTTGAGCACGCCGTCGACCTTGTTGAGGCGGTCGGCGACGACCTCGGCGATGGCGTCGTGGGTGCGCACCCGGACCAGGGCGACGAGGTCGATGTCGCCGGTGACCGAGTAGACCTCGCTGACGCCGTCGAGGGCGGCGATCTCCGTCGCGACCTCCGGGATGCGCGCGACGTCGGCCTGAATGAACACGATGGCGGTGATCACGTGATGTCTCCTCGGGGTGTACCGGTACGGCGCCGACACTACCGCTAGCGCAGCGGCCGCAGGGGACGCCGGTCGGCGAACGGGCGGGCGGCGCGTTGATCGTCCTCGCGGGCGTCGGCGACGGCGGTGTAGGCGCCCGCGCCGGGCCAGGGGAGCGTCCAGACGCCGTCGACGCGGACGAGGCGGGTGCCGGGGGTCTCGAGCCAGCGCAGCACGCACTCAGTCTCCTCGGCGGTGGCGGCGGGCAGCGGCGACGGCGCCGGCTGCACCGTCTCGGCCGTCGCGACGAGGGCCTCGACGGCCGGGCGTGGGTCGACGCCGGGCGGGGTGACCTCGGCGCCGGCCAGCCGGCCGTGCCGGATGACGTGCAGCTCCCACCCACCCACCTCACGTCGGCGAGCCGCCACCAGTTGCGGCACCGACGCCAGCGACGCCATGCGCTGCGACCGCACGAGGGACCGCACCAGCGTGGCCAGCCGGTCGCGCCGGACCGCGGCCTCCTCGTAGCGTTCCTGGCCGGCGAGCGCCGTGATGCGCTCCAGCAGCCGGCGCACCAGCGGGCCGGGGTCGCCGGTGAACGCCTCGCGCACCTGGTCGACGTGCACCGCGTACTCCGCCGCCGACTCGGCACCCGTGCACGGCGCGCCGCAGCGGCCCATGTCGGCCAGGATGCACGCCGCCGACGACGGCGACGCGGACAGCCGTTGCGTGCACTGGCGGATCGGCACCGCCTCGTGGATGGCCGTCATGGCCGCCTCGGCGATGCGCCGCGACCCGAATGGCCCGAGGTAGGCCGAGCCGTCGTCGCGGACCTGCCGGACCAGCGACAGCCGCGGGAACGCCTCGACGGTGAGCTTGAGCCAGCTGCCGCGTTCGGGGAACCGCGACCGCCGGTTGTACCGGGGCTTGCGCTCGGCGATGAGCCGCAGCTCGCGGACCTCGGCCTCCAGCGGCGTGGCGCACTGGATGCCCGTGACGCCGGTGGCGATGGAGACCATCTCGGTCATGCGCGGCCGGGTCTCGGACGCCGTGAAGTAGGTGCGCACGCGGGTGCGCATGTCCTTGCTCTTGCCGACGTAGAGGGTCTCGCCGTCGGGCGCGGTGAACATGTAGACGCCGGGCGCGTGCGGCAGTTGCTCGGACAGGTGCCGCTTCTGCCGCTGCGCCACCGTGACCTTGCTCTGCCAGAGCGCCAGCTCTTCGACGGTGTGCACGCCGACGTTGCCGAGCCGCTCCAGCAGCCCGTGCAGCACGTCGACCGTGGCCCGGGCGTCGGCCAGCGCCCGGTGGTTGGGCGTGGTGGAGGCGTGGAACAGCCGGGCCAGCGTGGACAGCTTGCAGTCGCGGGCTTCGTCGCGCGAGAGCACCCGGCGGGCCAGCCGCGCGGTGTCGAGCACCTGGAACGTGGGCCAGAGGGTGCCGGTGACCTCGCACGCGGCCTTGAGGAACCCGACGTCGAACGGCGCGTTGTGCGCGACGAGGACGCTGCCGCGGGCGAACTCGAGGAAGGCCGGGAGCGCTGACTGGATGCGCGGCGCGCCGGCCACCATGTAGTCGGTGATGCCGGTGAGCACGGCGATGAACGGCGGGATGGACGACGCCGGGCGGACGAGCGTGTCGAACTCGCCGACGACCTCGCCGCCACGGACCTTCACCGCCCCGATCTCGGTGATCTCGTTGCCGTCGGGCCCGCCGCCCGTGGTCTCGAGGTCGACCACGACGAACGTGGTGGAGACCAGCGGCATGCCGATCTCGTCGAGCGTGCCCTGGATGGCCACGGCCGTCATGTCGCACCCCTCTCGGTCGGTCGGCCACCTGATGCGCACAGTAGGCACCGGCACTGACAATCTCCGGGCACGACCCGCCGTCGGACGGCCTACGCTGGGCGGGAACACGTCCGACGACCCGACGCCGAGGAGCAGCCCATGCCCGTTCCCCAGCCGTCCGAGACCACTCGGTGGCGCTGCGCGCAGTGCGGCAACCTGACCCGGTTCGACGTCGTGCGATCCAGCCGCGTGCGCGAGTTCGTCCACGTCGACCTCGCCGGCGACCCGAAGGTCGAGGAGACCGACGTGCTCGCCGAGTCCGTCGAGCGGGTGGTCTGCCGGTGGTGCGGTGGTGAGGGAACGGTGGAGCTCGTCGCGCGCCCAGATTCCGCGTGAGCACCCTGCCCGACTCGGTGCGATCGCGGCTGGTCGCACTGGGGTCGGACGTGCTGGGCGCGCTGCCCGCGGGTGACGTGCCGGGGGTGCTGCGGCCGGTCGCGAAGTTCGCGGCGGCCAAACGGGCTCGCCTCGGCGGCAGCGCCATCGCGTCGGCCCTCGACACCGAGCCGGGGTTTCGCCGCCGTGTCCTCGACACCGCGTCCGCCGCCGACCCCGCCCTCGCCAAGGCGCTGGAGTCGGGTACGGCGCCGGCCGCCGCCGACCCCGTCGACGTCGCCGTCCTCGCCTATCTGCTGCGGCCGGACGGCTGGGAGGCGATGGTCGAGTCCGCCGCCGCCTCCGTCCGTCACGGCGACGACGCCGCCCGGCTCACCCGCGAGGCGGCCGCGGCCGAGCGGCTGCGCGAACAGCTCGACGCGGCCCGCGCGGCCACGCGGGAGTTGCGCACGACCATGCGGGCCGAGATCGACCGCGTCAAGGCCGAGAACACCATGCTGCGGCGGCGCATCCAGGAGACCCGCGAACGCCTGAGCGAGGCCCGTCAGCAGGAACGCGACGAACAGCAGGACGCCGGCCGCGAACTGTCCGACGCCCGCGCCGCCCTCCGCGCCGCCGAGACCGAGGTCCGCCGGCTGCGCACCCGCCTGTCCGACGCCGAGGCCGCCCTCGAAGCGGCCCGCCGCAGCGGCCGGGCCGAACGCGGCCTCGGCACCGCCCGCCTGGCGCTCTTACTCGACACCCTCGGCGACGCCGCGGCGGGCCTGCGCCGCGAGCTGGCGCTACCGGCCTCCACGCTGGCGCCCGCCGACACCGTCGAGGCGGTCATCCCCGGCAGCCCTCTGGACGGCGGCGCGGTCGGCCGCGCCCGGGCGGCCGACGAGCCCGGCTACCTCGACGAGCTGCTGTCCTTGCCGCGCGTCCACCTCGTCGTCGACGGCTACAACGTCACCAAGGCCGCCTGGCCGACCATGCCGCTGGACTCCCAGCGCTCCCGGCTCGCGCAGGGGCTGGCGGCGGTGTCGGCGCGGACGGGCGCCGAGGTCACCCTGGTCTTCGACGGCGCGGACGTGACGGTGCCGCCGCCGGTCGCGGGGACGGGGATCCGGGTGCGGTTCAGCCCGGTGGGGCAGACGGCGGACGAGCTGATCCGGCGCCTGGTGCGGGCCGAGCCGCAGGGCCGCCCGGTCATCGTGGTCTCGTCCGACCGCGAGATCGCCGACGGCGTCCGCCGCCCCGGCGTACGTAGCGTCGAAGCGGTAGCGCTGATCGGCCTGCTCCGGCAGTGAGCGCGCCGCCGCGGTCAGTGAACGGCCAGCGAACCGGGACCAACAGCGGTGTCACCCGCCACGTCGGATGACGACGTCGGCGTCATGGTGGTGACGACGAAGCCGGTCTGCTCGTCGGCGACGTCGCTGTGCCGACGTGATCGTGATCCGGCCTGGAGAGGTGACATGGGCCTGGGACGTGAGGGCAGGCCAGGACCGTGGCGCCCGGGAAACCGGCGCACGCCCCGGAAACCGGCGCTTACGCCCCGGAAACGGGGTCTATCCGCCGGTCGCCGGGGCGTGCGACGGCTTCCCGGGCGTCAGCGATCGGTGGGCCGGCCAGCGGGCGGACGGGAGATCGCGAGGCACCCGACCGTCCCGGCACCGTGACGACGTCGCCGCCACCGCGCCGGCCCACGCCCCGCCTGGCCAGCGTGCTCTCAGTGGACCAGGACCAACAGCGGAGCCGGTGGCCGTGCGCGAAGCGAACCCGTGAGCGGCCGACGGACCGCGGCCAACAGCGGAGCCGGTGGCCGTGCGCGAAGCGAACCCGTGAGCGGCCGACGGACCGCGGCCAACAGCGGAGCCGGTGGCCGTGCGCGAAGCGAACCCGTGAGCGGCCGACGGACCGCGGCCAACAGCGGAGCCGGTGGCCGTGCGCGAAGCGAACCCGTGAGCGGCCGACGGACCGCGGCCAACAGCGGAGCCGGTGGCCGTGCGCGAAGCGAACCCGTGAGCGGCCGACGGACCGCGGCCAACAGCGGAGCCGGTGGCCGTGCGCGAAGCGAACCCGTGAGCGGCCGACGGACCGCGGCCAACAGCGGAGCCGGTGGCCGTGCGCGAAGCGAACCCGTGAGCGGCCAGCGAACCAGAAGACCAGCAGACCTAGAAGCCCGGGCCCATTGTTCGGCCGGCCCCCTGACGCTGCTTTCACGGGGGCGCGGGCGGCCGGGTCAAGCGGTCCTCCGACCGCGCGAAGCGCCAACAAAGAGGTCCGCTTGAGGCGGCCTCCCGCGCCCTCGACAATCGAGAGCAGCAGGGGGCAGGCCAGCGCGGCAGACCCAGCCAACGAGAGCCCGGCAAACCGAAACCGGCCAACCGAAACCCCAGCCACCAGGAACCCCAGAAACCACTCTGGCAACACCGACCCCACCTGCGCATACTCCGGTCGCCCACCGACTTTGTCGGACCCTGCCCCTAACGTTCTTGATCAGCGGGGAGGACGGCTCGCCGCGGAAGGCGCGAAAGGGAGGGACGTCATGCACATCGACTGCGACCGCTGCGAGATGCGGGGCCTGGCGTGTTCTGACTGCGTGGTCTCGGTGCTCCTGGGGCCCATCGACAACGAGTTGGGTGGTGAGGAGCGTCAGGCGCTCGGTGTGCTCGCCGACGCCGGGCTGGTACCTCCGTTGCGTCTGGTCGTGACAGAGAGTGACATCGCGGCGAGAAATTCCGCCGAAACCCCCGCCAGGGATTTGCGGGAGGCGCGTGAGGCTGGCTAGGCTCCCGGCCCAGGTGCCTGTATCCCGCCCCGAGGAAGGACCAGAGTGCCTGAGCCAGGTGGTCACCCCCGCCGTCCGCGCCGCGCGCTAGTCGTGCTGTGCACCACCGCGGTCAGCGTCGCTGGGGGCATGGCCTTCATCAACCAGAGCAACGCCGATCCGAAGCCGACGATCTCCGAGGTCAGGGAACAGGTCGACAGCCTGTACCACCAGGCGGAGCAGGCGACGGAGCGGTACAACGCCGCTACTGACGAGCTCACCGAGGTGAAGCGCCGCATCGAGCGGGCGCAGGCGTCGGTCGAGCGGCAACAGGCGGCGGTCGACGCCGTGCGGGCGCAGATCGGCGCGTATGCCGCGGCCACGTACCGGTCCGGCGGCATCGTCGACCCCACGCTGCAGACGCTGCTGGCCGAGAGCCCCGAAGACTTCCTCGCGCAGTCGTCGGTCATGAACGCGTTCGCCGGTCAGCAGGCCGAGAGCCTGGCCAGCGCCGCCGACGTGAGCCGCAGCTACGAGACGGCCCGCCTCATGGCCGACGAAGAGCTGACCCGCCAGCAGGCCGTCGAGGCCACGCTGAAGTCGGAGCAGGCGACCGTCGAGGGGCTGCTGGCCGACGCGCAGGAGATTCTCGACCAGCTCGAGGCCGAAGAGCTCGAGCAGCTGGAAGAGGACCGCGAGGAGAACGCCGAGGTCCCCGACCGCGGCGAGGACGACGAGACCGACGAGGACGAAGACACCCCGACCGACCCGCCGCCGGTGTCCGGCCGCGCGGGCGTCGTGGTCGAGTTCGCGATGGCGCAGGTCGGCGAGCCCTACGCGTGGGGCGGCAACGGCCCGAACAGCTGGGACTGCTCCGGTCTGACGTCCGCCGCCTGGGCCGAGGCCGGGGTGAGCCTGCCGCGCTCGTCCGGCTCCCAGATCAACGTCGGCACCCGCGTCTCGAAGAGCCAGCTCGAGCCCGGCGACCTCGTCTTCTACTACAGCCCCATCAGCCACGTCGGCATCTACATCGGCGGCGGCGAGATCGTGCACGCCACCCACCCGGGTGACGTCGTGAGCGTCGACGACGTCGACCTCATGCCGTTCGCGGGCGCCACTCGGCCGGGCTGACCGAGCATACCCAGACGCAGCGAGAGCCGGGCGCCCCCAGGGGCGTCCGGCTCTATTCGTTCCCAGGCTCAGAGGATCGGACGAGACACCCGTGACGCCGTTGTCACGGGCGCTCGCTCCACCGGTTGCTCTCGCGGTGCAACCGCTGATCGATGCGACGTCAGCCGACGCTGATGGCGTGCGCCAACTGCCAGCTGATGAACCACGTGCCGGCCAGGATCACAGCGAACACGGCCAGCCGCATCAGAGCGCTCTCGATGCGCAGAGAACTCTGTTGCCGTAGTGCGTCACGCATGGTCGATCACCCCCGGACTTCTCAACCTCAAACCGGCAGGTCTATACCGGCCTGCATCAAGGATGAGGTCAGATGACTTCGGGGTCGATGGAGCGAGCGTCTACTTACGTATCGACCGAACGGAGGACGTCCGTCACAGTCGGTGACTGCGCGTCACGGAGTGTCACAAGAACCGCCTCGATGTCACGGAAGCGCGTCCTGGTGTCACATTACCCCGGTTGCGCCTCTTCACCATGGCTCAACAGCCCAGCTCTCACGGCGGCCATGATCGCCTGGGCCCGGTTGGACGCGTTGAGCTTGTCGTAGAGCTTCGAGACGTGGGTCTTCGTGGTCGATTCACTGATGTACAGCTTGCGGGCGATGCTCGACACGCCGAGGCCGTCGGCGAGGAGGTCGAGCACCTCGCGCTCGCGCCGGGTCAGCTGCGGCCCGGTGGGGTGCAGCCGGCGCTGCATGGCCTCGGCCAGGCCGTCGGCGACGAAGGCGGACGGGGTGGCGGCGGCGTGGCGGGCGGCGGCGACGACGTCGTCGCTGGGCGAGCTCTTCGGCACGAACGCCGAGGCGCCCGCGTCGAGGGCGCCGAACAGGTGGTCGTCCCCGGCGTACATGGTGAGGATGACCAGGCCGATGTCGCCGCGGGTCTCCCGGAGCCGTTGAGCCAGCTCCAGGCCGCTGCCATCGGGCAGCCGGATGTCGATGACCGCCACCGTGGGTTGGGTGGCCTCGGCGAGCTTCGCCGCCTCGGCGACGGTGGCCGCCTCGCCGACCACGGTGAACCCGGCGTCTCGCTCGAAGGCGCGGCGCAGGCCTTGGCGGATGAGCTCATGGTCGTCCACGAGCATGACCGACATGGGCACGGTTGTTACCCCTCTCCGGAAACGTTGCCGAGGGATACGTCGACGACCGTACCGCTCTCGGGCCTGTCTGTGATCTCGAGCTTTGCGCCGACTCGCCGGGCCCGCTCGGCCATGATCTCCAGACCGTAGCGGCCACGTGGCTGCTCTCGCATGCCCATGCCGTCATCGACGACGCGAATCTGCGCATTGGGCGGGCTGACCGCGACGGTCACCCACAGGTTCTTCGCCTTGGCGTGTTTGCGGACGTTGGTGATGGCCTCCTGGCCGATGCGCAGCAGCTCGGCCTCGACCTCGGGACGCAGGCGGTCGTGCTCTTCCTGGTGCACGAGGTGGACCTTCAGCCCGGCCTGGGCGCCCACCTGGCGGGCGTAGGCCGACAGCGACGTGCCGAGGCCGCCGTCGTGGTCGAGGTCGCTGCGCAGGTCGAAGATCGAGTGCCGCAGGTTCGACAGGATGCGGGTGAGCTCCTGTCGCAGGGTGGTCGACAGCGACTTCGCGTCGGCGTCGGTGGTGCGTGCGATGAGGTCGTCGACGAGGTAGCCCAGCGAGGTCAGCTCCTGGGCGATGCCGTCGTGGATCTCCCGAGCCAGCCGGCGCCGCTCCTCGCGGGTGGCCAGCTCGCGCACCTCGTCGAAGAGCAGCGCGGTCTCGAGCCGCAGCGCGCCCTCATCGGTGGACCCGACGAGCACCTGCAGCTCGTCGGACGAGACCTGGTCGGGCACGTCGGCGACGATGACGCCCATGGTGCGCGACCCGACCCGCAGCGGCAGCACGACGCGGTAGCCGCGGCGGCCGTTGGGGGTCCAGGCGGGTGTCTCGCTGCTCCACGCCTCGAGGACGACGGGGTCGCGCTCGGCGCCGAGCAGCCAGCCGTCGTCCTCGCCGCGGTGGGCGAGCGGGAACAGGTTGCCGCCCTCGCGCCGCACCAGCAGGGCGGCCCGACGGACCGCGAGCGGCCCGGCGACGTTGTCGAGCAGTCCCTCCGCCAGCGTGCCCGGGTCGAGGCCGACGGAGAGCCGGCGCGACACCACCCGCAGCTCGGACAACAGGCG
This Jiangella alba DNA region includes the following protein-coding sequences:
- a CDS encoding Lrp/AsnC family transcriptional regulator, giving the protein MITAIVFIQADVARIPEVATEIAALDGVSEVYSVTGDIDLVALVRVRTHDAIAEVVADRLNKVDGVLNTETHIAFRTYSKHDLEAAFALGAED
- a CDS encoding DEDD exonuclease domain-containing protein, coding for MTAVAIQGTLDEIGMPLVSTTFVVVDLETTGGGPDGNEITEIGAVKVRGGEVVGEFDTLVRPASSIPPFIAVLTGITDYMVAGAPRIQSALPAFLEFARGSVLVAHNAPFDVGFLKAACEVTGTLWPTFQVLDTARLARRVLSRDEARDCKLSTLARLFHASTTPNHRALADARATVDVLHGLLERLGNVGVHTVEELALWQSKVTVAQRQKRHLSEQLPHAPGVYMFTAPDGETLYVGKSKDMRTRVRTYFTASETRPRMTEMVSIATGVTGIQCATPLEAEVRELRLIAERKPRYNRRSRFPERGSWLKLTVEAFPRLSLVRQVRDDGSAYLGPFGSRRIAEAAMTAIHEAVPIRQCTQRLSASPSSAACILADMGRCGAPCTGAESAAEYAVHVDQVREAFTGDPGPLVRRLLERITALAGQERYEEAAVRRDRLATLVRSLVRSQRMASLASVPQLVAARRREVGGWELHVIRHGRLAGAEVTPPGVDPRPAVEALVATAETVQPAPSPLPAATAEETECVLRWLETPGTRLVRVDGVWTLPWPGAGAYTAVADAREDDQRAARPFADRRPLRPLR
- the trpD gene encoding anthranilate phosphoribosyltransferase, encoding MSETQQTWPAVLTALVAGDDLSTEAAAWAMGEIMRGEATPVQIAGFAVALRAKGETVTELEGLVRAMYEVATPFPDPGPALDIVGTGGDRAHTVNISTMAAIAAAGAGARVVKHGNRAASSLCGSADLLEGLGVRLDLPAARVAEIAVEAGITFCFAPAFHPSLRHASTARAELGIQTTFNMLGPMANPARPSAQAVGVADPRVAALIAGVLAGRGTSALVFRGDDGLDELTTTTTSRVWVVRDGDVTEERFDPTSLGIAPVPAEALRGGDVAYNVGVARRFVGGEKGPVRDAVLLNAAAGLAAYDALDGSLTDRLAAGLEKATAAIDSGAAQQVLDRWVAAASA
- a CDS encoding c-type cytochrome, with amino-acid sequence MPRSLPGRPRGSRIGRLLSTRRRHPLAAIAVLVAVLFTAGGAYAALAPSTSQNVQAASSTQIEEGRQLFAIGCSSCHGLNGEGQINANGDVLGPSLIGVGAASVDFQVGTGRMPLAAPSAQAIRKPVSYTQDQIDALAAFVASLAPGPAEPDEQYLDPSQGDVARGGELFRTNCSQCHNTTGQGGALTMGQFAPNLTGVEPRHIYEAMLTGPQAMPVFNDATVTPEDKRDIIAFLDSVQNEADPGGLAIGRAGPVAEGLWAWLVGIGLLIGMATWIVTRSSKA
- a CDS encoding cytochrome c oxidase subunit 3, with product MTGVASATAVDAAHTRQPERPNLVAVGVIVWLSSELMFFAALFAIYFTLRSNAPALWEQQSELLNVPFSLVNTTVLVLSSVTCQLGVLRAERGQVGRLGSLWQVGKWGMREWFVLTFLMGAFFIGGQVFEYAELALHEGLTLSSDPYGSIFYLATGFHGIHVTLGLIAFLFLLGRTFMTRRFTHEQATSTIVVSYYWHFVDVVWIALFLTIYVVK
- a CDS encoding NYN domain-containing protein, with translation MSTLPDSVRSRLVALGSDVLGALPAGDVPGVLRPVAKFAAAKRARLGGSAIASALDTEPGFRRRVLDTASAADPALAKALESGTAPAAADPVDVAVLAYLLRPDGWEAMVESAAASVRHGDDAARLTREAAAAERLREQLDAARAATRELRTTMRAEIDRVKAENTMLRRRIQETRERLSEARQQERDEQQDAGRELSDARAALRAAETEVRRLRTRLSDAEAALEAARRSGRAERGLGTARLALLLDTLGDAAAGLRRELALPASTLAPADTVEAVIPGSPLDGGAVGRARAADEPGYLDELLSLPRVHLVVDGYNVTKAAWPTMPLDSQRSRLAQGLAAVSARTGAEVTLVFDGADVTVPPPVAGTGIRVRFSPVGQTADELIRRLVRAEPQGRPVIVVSSDREIADGVRRPGVRSVEAVALIGLLRQ
- a CDS encoding C40 family peptidase is translated as MAFINQSNADPKPTISEVREQVDSLYHQAEQATERYNAATDELTEVKRRIERAQASVERQQAAVDAVRAQIGAYAAATYRSGGIVDPTLQTLLAESPEDFLAQSSVMNAFAGQQAESLASAADVSRSYETARLMADEELTRQQAVEATLKSEQATVEGLLADAQEILDQLEAEELEQLEEDREENAEVPDRGEDDETDEDEDTPTDPPPVSGRAGVVVEFAMAQVGEPYAWGGNGPNSWDCSGLTSAAWAEAGVSLPRSSGSQINVGTRVSKSQLEPGDLVFYYSPISHVGIYIGGGEIVHATHPGDVVSVDDVDLMPFAGATRPG
- a CDS encoding GAF domain-containing sensor histidine kinase, with the protein product MAVARPGMLALVIALTGSARSVVTDWWWLGALALVALAAAISERILPRTRVRVAAEMALASIIVGLGLPEAYLALPYLLVPAFAAGLAGSIMGTAITTLTGAIGLAIGNVLAGGNLIELPTFGSVSVWVVIIFATGAIGAWVLRLDSIQVADGGRYAAAYRLLSELRVVSRRLSVGLDPGTLAEGLLDNVAGPLAVRRAALLVRREGGNLFPLAHRGEDDGWLLGAERDPVVLEAWSSETPAWTPNGRRGYRVVLPLRVGSRTMGVIVADVPDQVSSDELQVLVGSTDEGALRLETALLFDEVRELATREERRRLAREIHDGIAQELTSLGYLVDDLIARTTDADAKSLSTTLRQELTRILSNLRHSIFDLRSDLDHDGGLGTSLSAYARQVGAQAGLKVHLVHQEEHDRLRPEVEAELLRIGQEAITNVRKHAKAKNLWVTVAVSPPNAQIRVVDDGMGMREQPRGRYGLEIMAERARRVGAKLEITDRPESGTVVDVSLGNVSGEG
- a CDS encoding response regulator transcription factor, which encodes MSVMLVDDHELIRQGLRRAFERDAGFTVVGEAATVAEAAKLAEATQPTVAVIDIRLPDGSGLELAQRLRETRGDIGLVILTMYAGDDHLFGALDAGASAFVPKSSPSDDVVAAARHAAATPSAFVADGLAEAMQRRLHPTGPQLTRREREVLDLLADGLGVSSIARKLYISESTTKTHVSKLYDKLNASNRAQAIMAAVRAGLLSHGEEAQPG